The Streptomyces capitiformicae genome contains the following window.
ACGGGTGACACGCTGGGCTGCCGACAGCCCATGAACACACACGTGCACGGCCGGAAGACCGGACCGGCCGCGCACCGTGGTGCGGTTTCAATGCGCACTCACGCCCAGAAGTTCCCGAGCGGCATGGTCCTCATGACGGTCTTCGCCTCAGCACCGGCATCGTGATGGTCAGGACACCATGCTTGTACTCAGCCGTCGCCTCGTCGCTCTTGGCCCCGGTCGGCAGAGGGGTGAAGTGAACGTAGCGAAATACCGCACGGCCCTGCTCACTGAGCTCATCGGAGCGTCCGGCACGGAGGGTCAGGCACCCTTCCGCGACGGTGATCTCAATATCCTCGGCGTCGATCCCCGCAAGCTCGGCCTGCGGCACGTGCCCCCCCGGTCCGCCAGACGTTCTTCGACGTGGACACCGTGCGTCGCCGGAATTTCGTCCAGCAGGGGGAATCCCGCCTCCGCCCAGTCGGACAGTCCAGGCAGTGTGCGCCGGTCGGGGAGCGGCTCAGTCGTGACGCTCATATCCAGCTCCTCCTTCTTCCCCGCTTCCAGGGTCATCTGCCCGAGCCCGGTGACGCGTGCGCCGACCGGCCCCCGCGCACGGCCCGGTCGGCCCTATCAGCCCATCAGCGACTTCCTCCCGCGCGGCTCTCGGGCCTCCGGTGGGCCCCGCCGGGTGGGCGTTCCGGCTTCAGCCGGGCCTGGAGACGCATGACGACATGGCCGAGACCGGACACCGCAAAGGCGATGGCCAGATCGGTGGGCGGGAGTGGGTCCGTGCCCAGCAGCTCCCGCAGGGGTGGCAGATAGACGCCGGCTGCCTGGAGGCTCAGTGCCGCGCCGACGGCGACCAGCAGGAACGGGTTGGCCAGGCTGCCCGGGCGGGCCCGTGAGCCGAGCGCCACGCCGAGCTGGGTGGCGCCGAGGATCAGGAACACCATGGACTGCCAGGGGCGTCCTGTCTCCCGGGCCCAGACGCCGACCGCGAGGGTCACCGTGGCGACGAAGGCCCCTATGAGCAGGATCCTCGGCCACAGGCCGGCACCCAGCACGCTCTCCTCGGGAGGCCGGGGCGGGTGGCGCATGGCGTCCGGGGCGACGGGCTCCGCGCCGAGCGCGACACCGGGCAGGCCGTGCGTGAGCAGGTTGATCCACAGGATCTGCGCGGGCAGCAGCGGCAGCGGCATCCCCAGGAACGGGCCGAGGAGCATGACCAGGATCTCCGCTGTACCACCGGCGAGCGCGTAGAGCAGGAACCGGCGTACGTTCGCGTAGACGCGGCGTCCCTCCTCGACGGCGGACACGATGGTCGCCGGGTTGTCGTCGGCGAGCACGAGATCGGCTGCCTGGCGTGCGACCTCAGTGCCACGTCGTCCCATGGCGACGCCGATGTCGGCCTGCCGCAGGGCCGGGCCGTCGTTGACGCCGTCCCCTGTCATCGCCACCACCTGCCCGGCCCCGCGCCACGCCTGGACGATGTCCAGCTTCTGCTCGGGAGTGGTCCGGGCGTAGACCCGTACGTCTGTCAGGTCGCCCGCTGTGCCTTCACGAATGCGTCCGCCGGTGGTGACTTCCTCGTCGCGGGTGGCGATGCCGAGGCGCCCGGCAATGGCCCGTGCGGTGAGCGGGTGGTCACCGGTGATGAGTACGGGGACGATGCCGGCCCGTTTGCAGGCGGCGATGGTCGGCTCGGATGCGTTGCGGGGCGGATCCAGAATGCCGACGAGGCCGAGGAGTGACAGGCCCGATTCCCACGTCGGGGGCCGCTGCACCGGATCCTCGTGGTCGGCCGAGGCGACGGCGAGCACACGGTACCCACGGCGTGCCAGCACCTTCGCCTGTGCGGCCGCCCGGGCGACGACGTCGGGGGCGTCGGGGGCGTCGGGGGCGTCGGGGGCGTCGGGGGCGTCGGGGGCGTCGGGGGCGTCGGGGGCGTCGGGGGCGTCGGCCAGAATCTGCGGCCGGAGCAACGATTCCGGCGCGCCTTTGCACGCGACCAGTACTCCGCCCTTCGGCCGACGGTGCACGGTCGTCATGCGTTTGCGGTCGCTGTCGAACGGAATCTCGTCCAGCCGCGGCAGCTCGCGTTCCAGCGCCGCCCGGTCCAGCCCGAGGCGGGCCCCGGCCACCAGCAGAGCGGCCTCCGTGGGGTCGCCCAGCGCACTCCACTCCGTGGAACCGTCCGGCGGCTCCAGCGCCGCGTCGTTGCACAGCATCGCGATCCGCAGCAGTGCGGCCAGGTCGGGTGCGTCGTCCGCGGTCACCGTCTCGCCGCCGCGGACGACCCGGCCCTCGGGGTCATAGCCCGTACCCACGACCGCTGCCTCGCCGCGCGGCGTCCACAGCTGCTCGGCCGCCATCCGGCCCTCGGTCAGGGTGCCCGTCTTGTCGGTGGCGATCACAGTCACGGAGCCCAGCGTCTCCACCGCCGGCAGTCGGCGGACGATGGCATGCCGGTCGGCCATCCGCCGCGCTCCCAGAGCCAGGGAGAGTGTCACAACAGCGGGAAGGGACTCCGGAACGGCCGCGACGGCGAGGCTGATCGCCGCGACGATCATCAGCTCCACGGGCTGCCCGCGCGCCAGTCCGAGCGCGAGGACCACCGCGCACAGCGCCACGGTGACGGCCGCCAAGGTCCGGCCGAACCTCGCCAGCCGGTGCTGGAGCGGAGTCAGGCCGGGCGCGGCGCCCATCAGGGAAGCGATCCGGCCGAGCGCGCTGTCCGCACCGGTGGCCGTGACCACGACACGTCCGCGGCCACGGACGATGACCGTGCCCGCCGACACTGGCCCGCGCGCATCGTCACCGTCGGGGACCTTCTCCACGGGAACGGACTCACCTGTGAGCGAGGACTCGTCCACCAGCAGCATCGCCGCGGCCAGCACGTCTCCGTCCGCGGGGACGATGTCCCCCTCGGCCAGCAGAACCAGATCACCCGGAACCACCTCAGCAGCCGGGATGGAACGTTCCTCGCCGTCCCGCACCACCCTGGCCGCGGGGGCGCTCATCGCGGACAGGGCCAGCACCGCCTGTTCCGCCCGTACTTCCTGTACGACGCCGACCACCGTGTTCACAGTGATCACGAGCAGGATCACGGCGGCGTCGGAGAAGTCGCCGGTGGCGATCGTCAGGGCGGCGGCCACGAGCAGGACGAGGATCAGCGGGTCGCGCAGTTGCTGCAGGACCCGCCGCCACACCGGGATCCGCGGCTCCGAAGGGATCTCGTTGGGCCCATGGAGCTCCAGTCGCCGCGCGGCCTCGTCCGACGACAGACCCGACGGACCCACCCAGGGAGTCGCGCCTCGTGGGCCGCCGATGTCCGCGTCGGGCCTCCGGCTGTCCTTACGCCGGTTCACGAGGCCCGCCCGTGGTCGGCGGCATAAGCCGCGAAGATGTCCGCCGGTGCACCACCCGTGTGGAGAAAGCGCTGGTCGAGAATGGCGGCGAGGTCTTGGAGAGCGCCCGCGAGTAGATCGCCGGCCAGACGTACGTCTGGCCGCCCCGCCGCCTGTCCGCGCTCGGCGAGAGCAGCGGCGTAGCCGACCATGGCCGCCAGCGACGAGTGGTCCTCCCCGTCATGGAAGTAGTACGCCTCGGCGTACTGGGTGAAGTCGATCCGGACGCGTACGACCTCGGTGGCCAGGCTGTCCAGCAGGAGGGCCCCCGCCGTGCAGTCGATCTGCTGTGCCGTCGGGTTCGCGTCGCGCAGCAGCGCCAGGCGGACGGCCAGGACCCTTCTGCGAGTCAGAGCCGGGTAGATCTCCAGTACCCAGGAGACCGTGGCCGTCAGGAGGGCGAAGCCGACAAGGGCCTCCAGCGGCGAGACCAGGCGGAGCCAGCCCTCGCCCGGCGAGATGTCCCCCAGCCCCAGGGTGGCGACCATGACGAGCGACAGGTACACGGAGTCGAGCAGCGCCGGCTCCTGCGCCGCCTTGGAACCGGGCGAGAAGGTGAAGGCACCGGGCATGTGGGGCCAGTAGACGATGGCCCAGCCGAGGACGACGGTGGCGGCCCACATGCCCACCACCGTCACCATGGCGAGCGGCCCGACCAGCCCGACCACGCGCCTGCGGGCGCGGAAACGCTGAGCCAGTCGCCACAGCGCCGTCATGACGAGGCGGCTCAGGCCGCCGTGGCGGGTGGGGTGCCAGAGGGTGTGGAACAGGTCCCGCAGGGTGACCATGACGAGGCCCGCGCCCATCAGCGAGACCAACCATTCCATGTGTGTCTCCCACAGCCCTGTCTCTTCCCTGAAGCCGAACCCCCTGATCTCGGAGCGTAGGCTGACGGCAGCACCGCCGCAGGGCCGAATCGCCGCGGGCCGGGTCGCATCCCATGCATCAACTCGTCGGCAGCGCCAGCGTGCAGGTCTCTCCGGGCGCGATGGTCACGGCCCGGTCGGCCAGCACCACGCGGATCGGTGACTCCTCCGAGTCGGGCACACGGATCTGCAGCTGTCCGCTCCGGCGCCGTACGCCGACCCCCCAGTGACCGCGGTAGCGCAGCGAGAACCCGTACTCGGAGAGCGCTGGAAGCGGCACCGGGTCCAGCCACAGGGCGTCCTCACGGGTCTGAAGACCCGTCAGGCCGCGCTGGACCAGGTCGAGGGTTCCGGCCATGGCCCCGAGGTGGATGCCTTCGCCGGTCGTGCCCCCCTGGATGTCGGCGATATCCGCCTGCAGGGCCTCCTGAACGTAACTCCACGCCTCAGCCCGTCTGACCCTGGCGAGGACCAGGCCGTGGACGACCCCGCTGAGTGTGGAGCCATGGCTGGTGCGCTGGAGGTAGTAGTCGACGGTCCTGCGCCAGACCTCGTCGTCCAGGTCGTACCCGAGACGCCGGAACAGATCTCGTAGTTCCGCGGGTGAGAACAGGTAGCCCAGCATGAGGACGTCGGCCTGCTTGGACGCCTTGTAGCGGTTGACCGTGTCGCCCTCGGCCTCGAGGATCCGGTCCAGCCGCCGGATGCTGTCGTACCGCGCCCGGTAGGCGTCCCAGTCGAGCTCGGCGAGGTCGTCGTAGCCCTCGAACTGACTGATGACACCCTGGTGGAACGGCACCCGCAAGCGCCGGGAGACCTCCTCCCACTTCGGCAGCTCGTCGCCGTCCAGCTGGACCCGGTCGAACAGTTCCTCCCTTCGCCATGCGGGGAGGCGCCGCAGGACGTCCAGGGCACGGTTGAGCACCCAGGCGGCGGTGACGTTGGTGTACGCGTTGTCATCCAGCCCTGGGAGGGCGGCATCCGGGTAGCCGTCGTGGTACTCGTCGGGTCCCACGACGCCGCGGATGCGATAGCGGTCCATGTCTGTGTCGAAGACCGCGAGGTCCGCCCAGAACCGGGCGATCTGCACCAACATCTCCGCACCCCTGGTGTACAGATACTCCGTGTCACCGGTGGCCTCGCCGTATTGCCACACGTTGTAGGCGATCGCCGAGCCCACGTGATGCTGGAGCCTCGAGTGATCCGGCAGCCAGCGCCCCGAGCGGGGGTTGAGATGCCACTCCTGTGTCTCCTCACGTCCGTCGCTGCCGCTCTGCCACGGGTACATCGCGCCGGCTCTGCCGTTCTCTGCGGCAGCCCGGCGGGCCCGTGGGAGGCGCCGGTACCGGTAGTCCAGCAGCGCCCGGGAGATCTCCGG
Protein-coding sequences here:
- a CDS encoding potassium channel family protein translates to MEWLVSLMGAGLVMVTLRDLFHTLWHPTRHGGLSRLVMTALWRLAQRFRARRRVVGLVGPLAMVTVVGMWAATVVLGWAIVYWPHMPGAFTFSPGSKAAQEPALLDSVYLSLVMVATLGLGDISPGEGWLRLVSPLEALVGFALLTATVSWVLEIYPALTRRRVLAVRLALLRDANPTAQQIDCTAGALLLDSLATEVVRVRIDFTQYAEAYYFHDGEDHSSLAAMVGYAAALAERGQAAGRPDVRLAGDLLAGALQDLAAILDQRFLHTGGAPADIFAAYAADHGRAS
- a CDS encoding Hsp20/alpha crystallin family protein, giving the protein MPQAELAGIDAEDIEITVAEGCLTLRAGRSDELSEQGRAVFRYVHFTPLPTGAKSDEATAEYKHGVLTITMPVLRRRPS
- a CDS encoding cation-translocating P-type ATPase encodes the protein MNRRKDSRRPDADIGGPRGATPWVGPSGLSSDEAARRLELHGPNEIPSEPRIPVWRRVLQQLRDPLILVLLVAAALTIATGDFSDAAVILLVITVNTVVGVVQEVRAEQAVLALSAMSAPAARVVRDGEERSIPAAEVVPGDLVLLAEGDIVPADGDVLAAAMLLVDESSLTGESVPVEKVPDGDDARGPVSAGTVIVRGRGRVVVTATGADSALGRIASLMGAAPGLTPLQHRLARFGRTLAAVTVALCAVVLALGLARGQPVELMIVAAISLAVAAVPESLPAVVTLSLALGARRMADRHAIVRRLPAVETLGSVTVIATDKTGTLTEGRMAAEQLWTPRGEAAVVGTGYDPEGRVVRGGETVTADDAPDLAALLRIAMLCNDAALEPPDGSTEWSALGDPTEAALLVAGARLGLDRAALERELPRLDEIPFDSDRKRMTTVHRRPKGGVLVACKGAPESLLRPQILADAPDAPDAPDAPDAPDAPDAPDAPDAPDVVARAAAQAKVLARRGYRVLAVASADHEDPVQRPPTWESGLSLLGLVGILDPPRNASEPTIAACKRAGIVPVLITGDHPLTARAIAGRLGIATRDEEVTTGGRIREGTAGDLTDVRVYARTTPEQKLDIVQAWRGAGQVVAMTGDGVNDGPALRQADIGVAMGRRGTEVARQAADLVLADDNPATIVSAVEEGRRVYANVRRFLLYALAGGTAEILVMLLGPFLGMPLPLLPAQILWINLLTHGLPGVALGAEPVAPDAMRHPPRPPEESVLGAGLWPRILLIGAFVATVTLAVGVWARETGRPWQSMVFLILGATQLGVALGSRARPGSLANPFLLVAVGAALSLQAAGVYLPPLRELLGTDPLPPTDLAIAFAVSGLGHVVMRLQARLKPERPPGGAHRRPESRAGGSR
- a CDS encoding glycoside hydrolase family 65 protein, coding for MSEWMWQWEGYDPDAERLRESLCTLGNGYFATRGAVPESRAGLVHCPGTYVAGCFNRLESTVAGRQVVNEDLVNLPNWLFLRFRVRRAEGAWGPWFSPDTHALMGYRHTLDLRRATLTRAFRYRDDAAGVLGVEQTRLVHMGDPHLAALRTVFTAEDWSGEIEIESCLDGEVINGNVHRYRALNRSHVTRVRTGAQKPHTVWLSCRTSTSDIGVAMAARTTVVTSPAPASSVLRPARRRAVHRLVVPIVPGRPVGVEKTVALHTSRDTAISDPLEAAVDGVSTAADFSALLHSHAAAWERLWRRADIQVPGRAGRVLRFHLFHVLQTLSPHTGDLDVGVPARGLHGEAYRGHVFWDELFVLPYLNLHFPEISRALLDYRYRRLPRARRAAAENGRAGAMYPWQSGSDGREETQEWHLNPRSGRWLPDHSRLQHHVGSAIAYNVWQYGEATGDTEYLYTRGAEMLVQIARFWADLAVFDTDMDRYRIRGVVGPDEYHDGYPDAALPGLDDNAYTNVTAAWVLNRALDVLRRLPAWRREELFDRVQLDGDELPKWEEVSRRLRVPFHQGVISQFEGYDDLAELDWDAYRARYDSIRRLDRILEAEGDTVNRYKASKQADVLMLGYLFSPAELRDLFRRLGYDLDDEVWRRTVDYYLQRTSHGSTLSGVVHGLVLARVRRAEAWSYVQEALQADIADIQGGTTGEGIHLGAMAGTLDLVQRGLTGLQTREDALWLDPVPLPALSEYGFSLRYRGHWGVGVRRRSGQLQIRVPDSEESPIRVVLADRAVTIAPGETCTLALPTS